One Euleptes europaea isolate rEulEur1 chromosome 16, rEulEur1.hap1, whole genome shotgun sequence genomic window, TCTGTCTTCATTCACTTGTATGAGTCTCACACTCAGGGAACTGTAAACACTCTACTATATTCCACACAGGAACTCTCACTCGTACATTTGTCTACTAAACAAACAACTTCCTCAGACTTTTTCTCCACACCTTTCTCTAGTGGTTGGCCATTATGCTACATAAGATTGTTAAAATTTTAGAGTTTGTTTCAAGGTGTTTGGAGCTCAAATAGTTCTTGGTAAACTACTTTTGTGTTACTTTTTCagttttcaaaatatttatttagaaatacaATTTATAGGCAAGAATAAGGGTTTGGATCTGCAGGAGTTCTTTTGCGCTTGCATGGcaccccagaatgccccaggaaatCCTGTTCCTGGATATGCATTGGTAGTGGTGGTAGTAGTATCAAAGTCTGGTTTACTTAGAGCACCCTGGTTAGTAAAACAAGTCTGAAACTTGAATATGAAGGGTATGAAATGTACTCCCAAAAGGGTTAGGATATTTTCATGCTACCCAGAACCCTGAAATGTGGTAAATATGTAGCCCAAGACATCCAAATTACTAGAAAAGTCTGAAAACAAAATATCTCTTTATGTTTTTTCTGAAAATGGCTGATGTGAAGTACATCTCAGAATAGCCAAGCATTAAATGAGGAAGGTAATATTTGTTATGTAGGTTGTCTTCCACCCAGTGATTACTAGGAAAGTATGGAAAAAACATCTATTTACATATAATGGGGGAAATACACGCAAAGTACCTGATAACTGTCCATGCTTTCAGAATGCAACCTTCATTTATTAGTTAAAACAATCAATCTTTATTCTACAATTTAAACATTTTAGTATTGTTACTACTTTGTTAGACTCAGAATGGGCAAAAAAGCTGATGTTAGAAAACCTCAAGTATTGGCATCAAACTGTTTGCTTTGAGCAGTTAATATAtattgtttcttgtaggttatccgggctgtgtaaccgtggtcttggaattttctttcctgacgtttcgccagcaactgtggcaggcatcttcagagtagtaacactgaaggacagtgtctctcagtgtcaagggtgtaggaagagtaatatatagtcagaaaggggttgggtttgagctgagtattgtcctgcaaaagtattgtcctgtaagtatcaagataatgtgctaatgagggtatggtatgttaatatggaaccattgtatcctgaagtgatctgttaatgtgtgtaatccaaagctaatctgtatggctattgttgaatgttgtctttgtctggaggtttttcagggcaggaagccaagccttattcattcttaaactctcctcttttctgttaaagttgtgctgatgtttatgaatttcaatggcttctctgtgcaatctgacaaaatagttggtagaattgtccagtctttcagtgtcttggaataagaccctgtgtcctgtttgtgtcagtccatgttcagccactgctgatttctcaggttggccaagtctgcagtatctttcatgttcttttatccttgtttgtatgctgcgttttgtggtcccgatgtaaacttctccacagctgcaaggtatacgatatactcctgcagaggtgagggggtctcttttgtcttttgctgatcgtagcatttgttgtattttcttggtgggtttaaacactgtttgtaggttatgttttttcaaaagtttctccatcctatcagtgactcctttaataaatggcaagaatacctttcctatgggagactgtttttcttgagttttctgatttttgtttggtttaatggcccttctgatttcattcttggagtagccgtttgctagcggtgcgtgatttagatgattagtttcttccttgagaaactgtggttcacagatccgtcttgcacggtccattaatgttttgattattcctcttttctgtcgggggtggtggttggacaatacaggacaatacttttgcaggacaatactcagctcaaacccaacccctttctgactatatattactcttcctacacccttgacactgagagacactgtccttcagtgttactactctgaagatgcctgccacagttgctggcgaaacgtcaggaaagaaaattccaagaccacggttacacagcccggataacctacaagaaccaatgaactctgaccgtgaaagccttcgacagttaaTATATACTTTAAATGCTAGAAACCTGCTTTTAGTACTATGAAACTGGGAATTTTATGATACAGTGTCAAACTGGGATTAGGAATTACAGGTGGATAACCCATTTATGAGGCAATTATACACATTTCTGATGTTACATGGCATAATAAAGAATTTCGTGATAATATCCTGTTTTCTTACAATCAGGAATGGCTTTCAAAAGGACACGGGGAATATAGGGAAATCTCCAGTGAAAGAGATTTTTTTCAAGAAGTGAAAGAGAGTAAAAATGTGGTCTGCCATTTCTATAGAGATACAACTTTCAGGTATAGTAAATTCTTTGCAAGATTTGTAGTGCAAAAAAGTTATTAAAATAGATGAAGTACTGAAAAACCTGTGTGCATATATTCCATCTGCCTGGATCTCCTAACCCAACTCTCATAATGAGTATTTTTGTTAATAACTGAATCTCTTAATCCAAATATCTACCCAGCTGGGTGAACGGAAAGGGCCCTGTTTGCTAGCACATCTTTCTCTCATGCTCTGGGAATATGGCATTCTTGTAGGGCAAAATGTGCTCTCTTGGGTCCAGTTCAGTATGCTTAACAGGAAAATGTGCCATTTAATTATTACACTTTTCCCCAAGTATGTGTATAAGGCATTAAAGCTACAGTGCTTTCAGTGAGACTTAAGCATGCAAGATAACAATCATAGCTCTATAGGTTAATAACTGAAATATTGTCTGTAGTCTAGATGTGGCTGTTGAATAAGAGGTAACTTCTTCAGGCCCAATTCCTGTATATTTTGTTCAGTAGCTTTCTATACTTAAGGGTAAATACAATGAAAAGTTTATCAAGTTCCCTTTTGAATTAAACATTTTATCCTAGGAACCAGACACTCTACAGTAATGTTAAATTATTGTAGTATGGCTTCAGCAACCTACCTGTATGCTGACTCGTAATTCCCTGACAAAGTATAAATACATAGATACATAAGGAATTAGATCTAGAAAGCAAAATTATTTCTTATCAAATTTCTTCACTGTGAAATGTTTGAATTATCTATGTTTTGTTTCTTCAGATGCTtaataatagacaagcatttaATTATATTGGCCAAAAAGCACCTTGAGACCAAGTTTATCAAATTAAATGCTGAAAAATCCCCATTTCTGTGTGAGAGACTTCGCATCAAAGTAATTCCTACATTAGCACTTGTAAAAGATGGGAAAACCCAGGATTATGTGGTTGGCTTCACTGATCTGGGGAACACGGATGATTTTACTACAGAAACCTTAGAATGGAGGCTAGGCTGTGCAAATATAATCAACTACAGGTAAAtgaaatactgtttaaaattttaGTTGCTTTACTAACGTTTGTAGAAAGGCCCTTTTTTTAGCAAGATAATGAAAACACGCTGTGTTGGTTTCTTTAGTTACCTTTGTTATTTTGTAAAATGTTATTTTACATTTCTTACTCTGAACTCCACACCATTTTTGTTGAAATAAATTCCCTTTGGAGAAAAAGGCtgttcctgcctttcttctttatGGTAATGCAATGAGTTGGGGAGGGACGTTCCTGGTTAGGTAATGTTCGCTTGGCAGGCCAAACCTGTAACTCATAAAGACGGTGCTCCTTCAGGGCAATCCTTGGTAGTGATGCAGTGATGGAGGAGTCAGGGGTGTCCCTTCTGCTGAGTTGATGACAGGGCTGCTTCTCAGGCCCAGGCAGCCACACTTCAAGAGAACACAGTTTTGCCAGACTCATCCTATAAACAGTTTCTTAAGACTGCTGCTTCAAATATTGTTCATCcttgtgtcttctgtgcagtcccacatggactGCGCAggccatgtgtgcctgcacgaagacactcgatgaacaacagttacaggtaactgcaactctgtgttgttgtttttaataatacATAAATAGTGTTTGAAGgtagtattttttttccctttccagtgGCAACTTGATGGACCCCCCTTTCCAGAGCCAAAAGAAGTTGGGAACCAGTTTCACAAAGCTGGATAAGAAAATGATCAGAGGAAAGGCATACGATTCAGATTCTGATGAGGATTAGACAACAtgataattaaaaatatttgtaaacCATCTTTTCCTTTAAGCTTGATACATTTCTAGGAATGTTTTTTATAAAGTTCTTTGTTTTCAGGACATTTGCACATAAAGATCATTTTCTAAACAATTTTATACAACTTGAGAAGAAATCataactatttttttttccttcttgggAGGTCATTTCTAGGCTGGAAAAAAACTGAGCCCTTTTGAAATAGTTCTTGGATGGATAATTTTCCGTGATCATTAGTTAGGAGTACTTTGAAACGCATCTTAGTATTTTATACCACTTGTCACTGATAAATTATTCCAGAAGCAATGTATTAACAAAATCGTTGCTTGTCTCGCAGGGGCATGAGCATCGCAGGGCCTAACTTAACTTCATTGCACAGCATATTATCAATCGGTCTTAGCTGCTCTTTAATTGAAATGGCTACCAAATGCATACTCTTCATGCTAAAGCTAAGTCAGCAGGTTAATGGCACATGGCAACAATTAAATTGAAACATACCTTTCAGAATTATATAATATAATTCTGTGGTTTGGTGAATGGACTTGATTTGGGGAGGATTCAGAGTCTTGTGATAAGAACATAATTTCTTGCTCTGTTCTTCAGTAATAGGCATTTACCTTCTGTAAGAATCCCTATTTTTGGAACGTTGAAGGTCCCTTTTGGATCTCATAGTGTAACTTGATGAATTTCCTTTCTCTTAGATGGCCATTAGATTCCTCGGGAAGGGGCCTCTGCTAAATCAATTTGTGTCTGCAAGTTCTGTAAAACAGTGACCCGTACTTCCGTATCATTTAGTGACACAAATGTGGAGCCAAcccaaattaaaacaataaactgACAAGGACAAGTGATCTTGACATTCAGAGGACAGGAGCTAGGGAAGAGAAGAGGGATACAGTTgaggggaaaaggggagagaatgGGGGTATTTCTTTGGGTAGTGGGTAGAGCTATAACCTGTCAAAGTCTGAGAACCGGTTTGGTTCCTCACCTTAGCAGGTCAACAATCTTTCTCTTAACTGGTACTGATTCTTTTTTATGTTCAAgtaattcaaaataaaaattgtttGAATTCTAATGCCAAAGCGTCTGTCATCAAAAATAACTGTTTTCCTTCAACTGCTCCATTCCTTAAGGCAGTGATTGCCAGACTTTGAGACAGAGTGTActagtgttgtgtgaagaaggcaGAAGAAGTATGTTGCCATGTCAGATGTACTCTTTGCCTTATGTGCCTTGGAACAGAAAAGCCCTATATCATGTTGATCTGTCTCCACTGATACATTTGAACAGTAACCGTTCAGAACTCTACCACTTGACTAGGTGTAATGATAAGAagttgttggtgtttttttttttttaatgttgaataGGAATTTCACTGTAGCTTCCCTACTAGGACAAGATGCTTACCACTGAGATCATCTCATGCCTGTACAGTTGGATCCACAGAATGTTCCTTTAAGGCCAGAGGCTGAGCCTTCCTCAATGAGACATTGAAGCAGCCAGTTTCAGACATGCAAGTTATCTGCTAGTGTCAATGCTGAGCAGTTGATTTCATCTTCAGCATCTGACTTAGATGCAGGTCTAGTATGGTAAAGGTTGGGTGGTCTTGTATAGACTCTAAAATTACAACATACCTTTAATTAACTCAGCTTTGGTAACAACCAACACTCTTAGATTTATAACAAAATATAAAGCcacaattaatattttttaaaagatcatgtAAAATAGAAGGGTAGTCCCAGTTTAAACAGTTGCTCCATGATGTCACTGCAGTAAGTAGCAGGATAGAAGCATGATACAAACACATTCCATTTACTTTGCACATGGGACCAGTTCTCACTCAATGCTTCAGTGTGACTACCCTATCATACAGAGGCCTGGTATATACCGTTTCTGGTATATACCCTTCCAAAAGGACTGGATGCTCAGGTGGAGCAGATAAATTAATACCAGCTACTGCCAGCACAATTTATTTATATAAACTACACGATGTGCAATTTTTGTATGAAATTAAGGGAAAACAATAATATAAAGTGTGATTGATCATTGGGCA contains:
- the TXNDC9 gene encoding thioredoxin domain-containing protein 9; translation: MAADTSVGVFSKVLETQILQTAMTVEQQVDAELEKLDQMDEDELELVKQRRLEALKKAQQQKQEWLSKGHGEYREISSERDFFQEVKESKNVVCHFYRDTTFRCLIIDKHLIILAKKHLETKFIKLNAEKSPFLCERLRIKVIPTLALVKDGKTQDYVVGFTDLGNTDDFTTETLEWRLGCANIINYR